CCGTTGGATTGCTGGCAGCTATATATTTAAGCGAATACGCCAAAGATAATCTTCTCACCCGGATGATTAAGCTGGCGATTGTTAATTTAGCAGGTGTGCCTTCGGTGGTTTACGGCCTTTTTGGCCTGGCGTTATTCGTAGTCTTCTTTAAATTCGGGGTCTCGGTTCTTTCGGGTTCATTGACCTTGGGGATTATGATCCTGCCGATAATTATCACCACTTCGCGCGAGGCCCTAGAAAGCGTTCCGCATTCTTTCCGTGAAGTAAGTTTATCCTTGGGTGCTAGTAAATGGCAGACCATCAGGCACATTGTTTTACCTAATGCCATCCCCGGCATATTAACCGGGACCATCCTGGGCTTGGGCAGGGCTGCCGGTGAGACTGCGCCTATTCTTTTTACCGTGGCAGCTTTTTATCTGCCGCAACTACCAAAGTCTATTTTTGAGCAAGCCATGGCGTTACCTTATCACCTGTATGTTATTTCAACTCAAGTGCCTAATGTGGATGAGAAGGTAAGATATGGCACTGCCCTGGTTTTGTTAACCCTGGTTCTGCTTATGAATCTACTTGCGATAATTATACGTTATCAATTCAGAAAGAAAAAGAGATGGTAAAGCTTGAGATACACGACCTCAATATATGGTTTGGTTCATTGCACGCCATAAAACAGGCGAACATGGAGATCCAATCTAATGAGATCCTGAGTATAATAGGGCCGGCGAATAGCGGTAAGACTACTCTCTTAAGGGCTTTGAACCGCCTGAATGATCTTAATGCGAATTATAGGATGGACGGGGCAGTAGAATTTGAAAGAGAGGATATCCGCAGGTTCGATATAGAATTATTGCGCCGTAAAATAGGTATGGTATTCGCCTTGCCATTACCGCTTCCTTTATCCATATTTGACAATGTGGCATATGGGATAAGGATGCACGGG
This Candidatus Omnitrophota bacterium DNA region includes the following protein-coding sequences:
- the pstA gene encoding phosphate ABC transporter permease PstA, with the protein product MRNSHRVQNIAFFFLFLATLLIVVPVGLIIVIIIQKGLPAISWQFLSDIPRQGMRSGGIFPAIVGTIYLVLGAIIFALPVGLLAAIYLSEYAKDNLLTRMIKLAIVNLAGVPSVVYGLFGLALFVVFFKFGVSVLSGSLTLGIMILPIIITTSREALESVPHSFREVSLSLGASKWQTIRHIVLPNAIPGILTGTILGLGRAAGETAPILFTVAAFYLPQLPKSIFEQAMALPYHLYVISTQVPNVDEKVRYGTALVLLTLVLLMNLLAIIIRYQFRKKKRW